Genomic segment of Alphaproteobacteria bacterium:
CAGCGGTATAGCAGGCAAATGAGACTTCCTGAGATCGGTCTAGAGGGGCAGGACAGGCTCTTAAAGGCTTCCGTCTTGTGCGTAGGTGCGGGCGGACTTGGTTCTCCCGCTTTATTGTATTTGGCGGCAGCAGGTGTCGGACGGATCGGCATCGTTGATTTTGATTGTGTGGATGAGACAAATCTACAACGACAGGTCTTATTCTCGACGGATATGATCGGTCAGCCAAAAGCGCAAGAAGCAGTTCGCCGGATCAGGCAGCTTAACCCCGATATTCAGGCTGAGAATTATAATGCGGAACTGGACGTAGAAAGCGCAACGCGCTTGTTTCCTGCCTATGATATTATCCTTGACGGCACGGACAACTTCGAGACAAAATTTCTTATTAACGATGCTGCTGTTAAGTTTGGTAAACCATGGATTTACGGCGCTATACAGGGGTTTGATGGGCAGGTCAGCGTATTCAACGACCGGGGCGGTCCCTGCTATCGTTGTTTCCAACCCGAAAACCCGCGTGCCACAGTGATGAATTGCGCGGAGGCTGGCGTCATTGGTGCTATAGCCGGGATTATTGGTGTGACCCAGGCATTGCAAGCTATTCAACTTATCACCCGCCATCCAAGTTTTGATCCTCTAGTAGGTAAGCTATGGACTTTAGATGCGCGAACAATGCAAACCAGAAAGCTCTCTTTAAGAAAAGAGGCTCATTGTTCAATTTGCAGCCATGATCCCGGCGGCGTCATTTTAGAGTATACTCGGCTTGATTGTGCGACGGTCACGGAATTTTCCGCATCCCAGCTCAGGAAAAATAACAACTATAATCTGATAGATGTACGGGAAGATATAGAGTGGCAGCAAGGTCATATAGAGGGGGCCACCTTGTGGCCCCTCTCAAAACTTCTAATGAGCGACATGCCGCATATCTCCAAAAATGCAGAGATTGTTGTTTACTGTCAGACAGGCGCAAGGAGCACACGAGCTGCGCAAATATTAAGATCGCACGGCTTTAGCCGAGTAGCTAATTTAACTGGGGGGTATATTGCTTGGAGCAAAGAATGTAAGTAAAAAATAATAAGAGAAAGTAACAAGCGGCATCGTTATCGTGCATTGTGTATCGCGGATCAAAGGGATGAGTTTGTTAATAAGGGACCACAAGGAAGATACGGCTTTTTCCCTATCCGGGTCATGGGGGGGGGCATGATATCTTCAAAGCAGGTTCAGTGTGGTTGGAATGAGTATTGTCTAGTTCAAAACTTACATGATTTGTTATGTTGGCGAGTGAGTGGGGGTGAGCCGAGTCTGAGCTAAATGCACTGCTCGTTTAGCGCAGAAATTAGCGCATATTAAAATTAATCGAAAAAATATGAAATAAATCAATAAATTAAAACATGGCCAATCGGTCTCATAACCTGAAGGCCGCAGGTTCAAATCCTGCCCCCGCAACCAACTTATCAAGGGCTTAGAGGAAATTTTTAACTATCTTCTGACATAATAGTGCTTACACGGTACTTACACGGTCGCCGTGTTTCAGGAGAAGTTAAATGGAGAATCAAACTCATCCCGTCCTTGGTGGTAAAGCCTACCTTTTCCGCCGCTCCGACAGCCAGCATTGGCAGGCCGCAGCCTATCTCAAAGGCCGTAATTACAGACATTCCACACGTGAAGCCCATTTACACCACGCCCTCAAGGTCGCGGAGGAATGGTATTTCAACCTGCGCGGCCTCGCCGCTATAGGACAGCTCGAAGAGAAGCCAGAAATCACCTTTAGGCAGGTCGCAGACCAGTTCATGAAGGAATATGGGGTTATGACCGAAGGTCAGCGTAGCCCCCGCTGGGTGCAGGGGCATGACATACGCCTTCGCGTTCACCTGTTACCCTTCTTCGGAGATATGCCGATCTCCCAAGTCACAGTTTCCAAAGTTCAGGAATACCGCGTCAAACGTATGACGCGCCAAACGGAAAAGAATCCTAGCGCCAAGGACAACCGTCCTTTCGACGAGAAAAAAGCGAAGCTACCCGCTCAGAAGACGCTTCATAATGAAATCGTCACTCTGCGGCAGGTGCTAAAGACCGCCGTACGCCACGGCTGGATTGTCGCCGTGCCGGATTTGACCGCCCCCTTCCGTGGGTCGGGCAAAGTCTCCCATAGGCCGTGGTTCAGCCCCGCCGAGTATAAAGCGCTTTACGAGGCGACGCGCAAAAACGCGGAGGAAGCAAGACCGCAGAACAAATGGGATGCGGAGCAATTGCATGACTATGTCTTGTTCATGGGCAATACAGGCTTGCGGCCTGACGAAGCCAACAATCTGCAACATCGCGATGTTGAAATTGTCACGGACAAAGCCACAGGCGAGAGAATCCTTGTTATCGAGGTACGCGGCAAGCGCGGCGTAGGCTATTGCAAAAGCACCGCCGGAGCCGTGCGCCCTTATGAACGTCTGTTAAAACGGGCGAAGACCGCCAACGACCCTAAGGCGGAGCCGTTCTATCCTCAACCGACGGACATGGTTTTCCCCGGAAGCCATGTCACAATGTTCGACAACGTATTAGCAAAGAATAATCTGAAACGTGACCGCGACGGGAAGGCGCGGACATCTTATAGCCTTCGACATACCTATATCTGTATGCGCCTTCTGGAAGGCGCCGATATTTATCAGGTCGCCAAGAACTGCCGTACTTCCGTCGAAATGATCGAGAAGCATTACGCGGCGCATTTGAAGAATACGCTGGATGCTTCGGCTATCAATGTCATGAAGACCGGAGACTCCTTGGCTAAAAATCAGAGAAAGAAGCCGCAGGCAGATCAAGAGAAACGCTGACTTTAGGAGGGGTAGCCCTCCGGCGTTTCGAGGGGAGGGGTTTAGCCCCTCCCTGAGTGGAGGCTTGGCCGGATCGCTATCATCGGTGTTCAGCGCCCATCTTCCATGAAAGTATGGGGATACCAAATCTTTTAAAAGACAACTTGCTTAATTCTTCGATAGTTAAAACTTTCACTCCAAAAACTGATGAGAGATCATTTTGAAATTGAGGAGAAAATATTGAATTGGAACTTGGCTTGCCCTTGTCTTCAGAGCAAAGGATACTATAGCCGTAAGCGTAATGACAGCTCGCGATGTCGAAATCAACCCAATCGGCCAGATATTTTCTAACTTCCTTTAAAAACTGCTCTGAGTTTGCGTAGGTTAAGGGAGAGGCTTCTTCTGCCTCAAGTCCTTCTCGCCATAGAAATCTATCGGGCGGAATGCCAAACAATTTTATGCTTGCGATAGTTTGTCGA
This window contains:
- a CDS encoding HesA/MoeB/ThiF family protein, producing the protein MIPDPERSSNRVHMETQRYSRQMRLPEIGLEGQDRLLKASVLCVGAGGLGSPALLYLAAAGVGRIGIVDFDCVDETNLQRQVLFSTDMIGQPKAQEAVRRIRQLNPDIQAENYNAELDVESATRLFPAYDIILDGTDNFETKFLINDAAVKFGKPWIYGAIQGFDGQVSVFNDRGGPCYRCFQPENPRATVMNCAEAGVIGAIAGIIGVTQALQAIQLITRHPSFDPLVGKLWTLDARTMQTRKLSLRKEAHCSICSHDPGGVILEYTRLDCATVTEFSASQLRKNNNYNLIDVREDIEWQQGHIEGATLWPLSKLLMSDMPHISKNAEIVVYCQTGARSTRAAQILRSHGFSRVANLTGGYIAWSKECK
- a CDS encoding site-specific integrase, producing the protein MENQTHPVLGGKAYLFRRSDSQHWQAAAYLKGRNYRHSTREAHLHHALKVAEEWYFNLRGLAAIGQLEEKPEITFRQVADQFMKEYGVMTEGQRSPRWVQGHDIRLRVHLLPFFGDMPISQVTVSKVQEYRVKRMTRQTEKNPSAKDNRPFDEKKAKLPAQKTLHNEIVTLRQVLKTAVRHGWIVAVPDLTAPFRGSGKVSHRPWFSPAEYKALYEATRKNAEEARPQNKWDAEQLHDYVLFMGNTGLRPDEANNLQHRDVEIVTDKATGERILVIEVRGKRGVGYCKSTAGAVRPYERLLKRAKTANDPKAEPFYPQPTDMVFPGSHVTMFDNVLAKNNLKRDRDGKARTSYSLRHTYICMRLLEGADIYQVAKNCRTSVEMIEKHYAAHLKNTLDASAINVMKTGDSLAKNQRKKPQADQEKR